The Opitutales bacterium ASA1 genome window below encodes:
- the gpmI gene encoding 2,3-bisphosphoglycerate-independent phosphoglycerate mutase, giving the protein MKPAVTPVLLVIRDGWGWNPEPAQDKCNAIKLARTPCDDWLRASWPRTLIRASGLDVGLPDGVMGNSEVGHENIGAGRIVDQELVRLNKLFSEKRLATNAVWRGAVARVKERGSKLHLMGIVSDAGVHGMLDHLYGILRQAKEDGVSEVFIHAFTDGRDTPPNSGLGYVRQVDEQCAAIGVGRIASVCGRFWSMDRDNRWERVSKAYDMLTGRKAEATASDAASAVQAYYDKPLDDSRKGDEFVLPTWIVDGAGKPIATIADGDAVLFYNYRGDRPREITKAFVIPGFSEFERGPMLDLCFATMTEYETGLPVKVVSPKPEKLKNILGEVVSNAGIAQFRCAETEKNPHVTFFFNNYRKDPFPGEDRACPASPKVPTYDKQPEMSAAEVTRLSKEAIASGKFGLVVVNYANPDMVGHTGSVEATVAAVEAVDAGVKELLDAQLAAGGRAVVCADHGNAEQMWDPSTNGPHTAHTLNLVEVYAVGAGCEGRAKRDGGRLADIAPTVLDLMGLAKPAEMTGESLFVRAN; this is encoded by the coding sequence ATGAAACCTGCTGTCACGCCCGTCCTTCTGGTCATCCGCGACGGTTGGGGTTGGAACCCCGAGCCCGCTCAGGACAAGTGCAACGCGATCAAGCTCGCCCGCACGCCGTGCGACGATTGGTTGCGCGCCTCTTGGCCGCGGACGTTGATCCGCGCCTCCGGTCTCGATGTGGGCCTGCCCGACGGCGTCATGGGCAACAGCGAGGTCGGGCACGAGAACATCGGTGCGGGCCGGATCGTCGATCAAGAGCTCGTGCGCCTCAACAAACTCTTCTCCGAGAAGCGTCTCGCCACCAACGCCGTGTGGCGCGGTGCGGTCGCTCGCGTGAAGGAGCGCGGTTCGAAGCTGCACCTCATGGGGATCGTCTCCGACGCCGGCGTGCACGGGATGTTGGATCATCTCTACGGCATCCTTCGTCAGGCTAAGGAAGACGGTGTGTCGGAGGTGTTCATCCACGCGTTCACGGACGGGCGCGATACGCCTCCGAACAGCGGTCTCGGTTACGTGCGGCAGGTGGACGAACAGTGTGCCGCGATCGGTGTCGGCCGCATTGCCTCCGTCTGCGGTCGGTTCTGGAGCATGGACCGCGACAACCGTTGGGAGCGCGTGAGCAAGGCCTACGACATGTTGACCGGTCGCAAAGCCGAAGCGACGGCCTCCGATGCCGCTTCCGCCGTGCAGGCCTACTACGACAAGCCGCTCGACGACTCGCGCAAGGGAGACGAGTTCGTTTTGCCGACTTGGATCGTCGACGGAGCGGGCAAGCCGATCGCGACGATCGCGGACGGCGATGCGGTGCTGTTCTACAACTACCGAGGCGACCGCCCGCGTGAGATCACCAAGGCGTTCGTGATCCCGGGTTTCTCCGAGTTCGAGCGCGGGCCGATGCTCGACCTTTGTTTCGCGACCATGACGGAGTACGAGACCGGTCTCCCGGTGAAGGTCGTGTCGCCCAAGCCCGAGAAGTTGAAGAACATTCTCGGCGAGGTGGTGAGCAACGCCGGGATCGCCCAGTTCCGGTGCGCCGAGACGGAGAAGAATCCGCACGTCACCTTCTTCTTCAACAACTACCGCAAGGACCCGTTCCCCGGCGAAGATCGTGCCTGCCCGGCGAGCCCGAAGGTGCCGACTTACGACAAGCAACCCGAGATGTCCGCCGCGGAAGTGACGCGCCTCTCGAAGGAAGCGATCGCCTCGGGCAAGTTCGGCCTCGTGGTGGTCAACTACGCCAACCCCGACATGGTCGGCCACACCGGCAGCGTCGAGGCGACTGTCGCCGCGGTCGAGGCGGTCGACGCCGGAGTCAAAGAACTGCTCGACGCCCAACTCGCGGCCGGCGGTCGCGCGGTCGTGTGCGCCGATCACGGTAACGCCGAGCAGATGTGGGATCCGTCGACGAACGGTCCGCACACCGCGCACACGCTCAACCTCGTGGAAGTCTACGCGGTCGGGGCCGGTTGCGAGGGCCGCGCGAAGAGAGACGGCGGACGTTTGGCCGACATCGCGCCCACCGTGCTCGATCTCATGGGTCTCGCGAAGCCGGCGGAGATGACCGGCGAGTCTCTGTTCGTGCGCGCGAACTGA
- the aspS gene encoding aspartate--tRNA ligase: MQRTHHCAQLRSSDIGSSVTLVGWVDSIRDQGGIIFIDLRDREGITQVKLEPNSNADTGARAHHLKPESVVQVSGVVTARPSGTANAGLATGEIEVDATGLTVHNGADTPPFPLDDVGGDRVNEDLRLTYRYLDLRRPKMRRNLVTRHRATKAIRDYFDAEGFIEVETPALFKSTPEGAREYLVPSRIHPGQFYALSQSPQQFKQILMVAGVERYFQIARCFRDEDLRADRQMEFTQVDVEASFIDREDVYAIFEGMLKKVWKDVLDVDLPTPFLRMPFVEAMNRFGVDKPDMRFGLELVDLSETFRNSAFKVFQSTVAGGGAVKALNAKGLADLTQGELKNLEDVAKSLGARGLAFIKVEGGEWKSPIVKFFSEAEKAELTRMLAIEEGDIVFFAAASWEKACAILGRIRLESGTLLQKRGKLSIRHDDWKFLWVVDFPLMSYDEEAGRFVATHHPFTAPVAEDAALLDSDPKKVRGQHYDVVLNGMELGGGSIRIHQPALQKKVFEDVLQIPADVVESRFGYMLKAFTYGAPPHGGIAFGLDRMVALLCGTTSIRDVIAFPKTQKGQCLMTQSPTPVTEKQLRELHVAVSAVDA, translated from the coding sequence ATGCAACGCACGCACCATTGCGCCCAACTCCGCTCCTCCGACATCGGCTCCTCCGTCACGCTCGTCGGTTGGGTGGATTCCATCCGCGACCAGGGTGGCATCATCTTCATCGATCTGCGCGATCGTGAAGGCATCACCCAGGTGAAGCTCGAGCCGAACTCCAACGCGGATACCGGCGCGCGTGCGCACCATCTCAAACCCGAGTCCGTCGTGCAGGTCTCCGGCGTGGTCACGGCACGGCCCTCGGGCACGGCCAACGCCGGTCTCGCCACCGGTGAAATCGAGGTCGATGCTACCGGCCTGACTGTGCACAACGGCGCCGACACGCCGCCGTTTCCCTTGGACGACGTCGGGGGCGACCGGGTCAACGAAGACCTCCGCCTGACCTACCGCTACCTCGACCTGCGGCGGCCGAAGATGCGGCGCAACCTCGTCACGCGGCATCGCGCGACCAAGGCGATCCGCGACTACTTCGACGCGGAAGGTTTCATCGAGGTCGAGACACCGGCGTTGTTCAAGAGCACGCCGGAAGGTGCGCGCGAGTACCTCGTGCCGTCGCGCATCCACCCGGGCCAGTTCTACGCGCTTTCGCAGTCGCCGCAGCAGTTCAAACAAATCCTCATGGTCGCCGGCGTGGAGCGTTACTTTCAGATCGCGCGCTGCTTCCGCGACGAGGACCTGCGCGCAGACCGTCAGATGGAGTTCACTCAAGTGGACGTCGAAGCGTCGTTCATCGACCGCGAGGACGTCTACGCGATCTTCGAGGGAATGCTGAAGAAGGTGTGGAAGGACGTGCTCGACGTCGATCTACCCACGCCGTTTCTCCGCATGCCGTTCGTCGAGGCGATGAACCGATTCGGCGTAGACAAGCCCGATATGCGATTCGGACTCGAGCTCGTCGATCTCTCCGAGACCTTCCGCAACTCGGCGTTCAAGGTGTTCCAGAGCACCGTCGCGGGTGGCGGGGCGGTCAAGGCACTCAACGCCAAAGGACTGGCCGATCTCACACAGGGTGAACTGAAGAATCTCGAGGACGTCGCCAAGTCACTCGGGGCGCGCGGGCTCGCGTTCATCAAGGTCGAGGGCGGCGAGTGGAAGTCTCCGATCGTGAAGTTCTTCTCCGAGGCGGAGAAGGCCGAGCTCACGCGCATGCTCGCGATCGAAGAGGGCGACATCGTCTTCTTCGCGGCGGCCTCTTGGGAGAAGGCGTGCGCCATCCTCGGTCGCATCCGGCTGGAGTCGGGAACGCTCTTGCAGAAGCGCGGCAAGCTCTCGATCCGGCACGACGACTGGAAGTTTCTCTGGGTCGTCGATTTCCCTCTCATGTCTTACGACGAGGAAGCGGGCCGCTTCGTGGCCACGCATCATCCGTTCACCGCCCCGGTGGCCGAGGACGCCGCGTTGCTCGACAGCGATCCGAAGAAGGTGCGTGGACAGCACTACGACGTCGTGCTCAACGGCATGGAGCTCGGAGGAGGTTCGATCCGTATTCACCAGCCCGCGTTGCAGAAGAAGGTCTTCGAAGACGTGCTGCAGATTCCAGCCGACGTGGTCGAGAGTCGCTTCGGCTACATGCTGAAGGCCTTCACCTACGGCGCCCCGCCGCACGGTGGGATCGCGTTTGGACTCGACCGCATGGTCGCCTTGTTGTGCGGCACCACCAGCATTCGTGACGTCATCGCGTTCCCCAAGACTCAAAAGGGCCAGTGCCTGATGACCCAGAGTCCGACGCCTGTAACCGAAAAACAACTACGCGAGCTCCACGTCGCCGTGTCTGCGGTCGACGCGTGA
- a CDS encoding ammonium transporter, which produces MKSWFELVTGALKPFWLLGALAVVTPVVAQDAVGDAVASAVAAAEEAAAVPEVDEDLAALIATHGPAFDFFTISNLWILIAAGLVFIMHLGFATLETGLCQSKNTVNILFKNVFIICMGVITYAVWGFNAMYPGEFNGFFAFGSPIDTYEGDSLTFAYGGTGLAMTAFTDFIFQAMFAATAATIVSGAVAERIKLSSFIVIATLLVMFAYPITGSWKWGAGWLDAMGFYDFAGSSLVHGFGGFAALAGVIVLGPRLGKYLPGGKMRPILGHSMPLATIGVFLLFLGWFGFNGGSVLSADPALVSLVFVTTAIAACAGGLGSMFFSWMLLKKPDLSMALNGILAGLVGITAGADSVSVWSSFIIGLIAGVLVVFSILFFDKLKIDDPVGAVSVHGVCGIWGTLAVGIFSSSEEITVMTQLIGTLSICAFAFVVSLILFSVVKATMGIRVSAEEETEGLDIGEHGNEAYPDFSPATK; this is translated from the coding sequence ATGAAGAGCTGGTTCGAACTCGTTACTGGTGCGCTGAAACCATTCTGGTTGCTCGGCGCACTGGCTGTTGTCACGCCTGTCGTCGCGCAGGACGCCGTCGGCGATGCCGTGGCGTCCGCAGTCGCGGCGGCCGAAGAAGCCGCTGCGGTACCCGAAGTGGACGAAGATCTCGCCGCGCTCATCGCGACGCATGGTCCCGCGTTCGATTTCTTCACGATCTCCAATCTCTGGATTCTGATCGCCGCGGGCTTGGTGTTCATCATGCACCTCGGCTTCGCGACGCTCGAGACCGGTCTGTGTCAAAGCAAGAACACGGTGAACATCCTCTTCAAGAACGTGTTCATCATCTGCATGGGCGTGATCACCTACGCCGTGTGGGGCTTCAACGCGATGTATCCGGGCGAGTTCAACGGCTTCTTCGCTTTCGGCAGCCCGATCGACACGTACGAAGGCGACAGCCTCACCTTCGCCTATGGTGGTACCGGTCTGGCAATGACCGCGTTCACCGACTTCATCTTCCAGGCGATGTTCGCCGCCACGGCCGCGACGATCGTCTCCGGTGCGGTGGCCGAGCGCATCAAGCTCTCGTCCTTCATCGTCATCGCGACCCTTCTCGTGATGTTCGCCTATCCGATCACGGGTAGCTGGAAGTGGGGCGCCGGTTGGCTCGATGCCATGGGTTTCTACGACTTCGCGGGTTCTTCCCTCGTGCACGGGTTCGGTGGCTTCGCCGCTCTCGCCGGCGTGATCGTCCTCGGTCCCCGCCTCGGCAAGTATCTTCCCGGCGGCAAGATGCGGCCGATCCTCGGTCACAGCATGCCGCTCGCGACCATTGGCGTGTTCCTCCTGTTCCTCGGTTGGTTCGGATTCAACGGCGGTTCGGTCCTCAGCGCCGATCCAGCACTCGTCTCTCTCGTCTTCGTGACCACCGCGATCGCCGCCTGTGCCGGCGGACTCGGTTCCATGTTCTTCTCTTGGATGCTGCTCAAGAAGCCCGACCTTTCGATGGCGCTCAACGGTATCCTCGCGGGTCTCGTCGGCATCACCGCCGGAGCCGATTCGGTCAGCGTGTGGTCGTCGTTCATCATCGGTTTGATCGCCGGTGTGCTCGTCGTCTTCTCGATCCTCTTCTTCGACAAGCTCAAGATCGACGACCCGGTCGGTGCGGTCTCCGTGCACGGCGTGTGCGGCATCTGGGGAACCCTCGCCGTGGGCATCTTCTCCTCGAGCGAGGAGATCACGGTCATGACGCAGCTCATCGGCACGCTCTCGATCTGCGCCTTCGCCTTCGTGGTGTCGCTGATTCTCTTCAGCGTCGTCAAAGCCACCATGGGTATCCGCGTCAGTGCAGAAGAGGAAACCGAGGGGCTCGACATCGGCGAGCACGGCAACGAAGCTTACCCGGACTTCAGCCCTGCCACCAAGTAA
- a CDS encoding P-II family nitrogen regulator: MKLIIAIIKPFKLEEVKEALSEIGIEGMTVTEVKGFGRQKGHTEIYRGSEYTVDFLPKVKLEIVVPDEIVAKTADVIVKAAKTGKIGDGKVFVVSVDEAIRIRTDERGEAAV, encoded by the coding sequence ATGAAACTCATCATTGCGATCATCAAGCCCTTCAAACTCGAAGAGGTGAAGGAAGCGCTCTCGGAAATCGGCATCGAAGGCATGACCGTGACCGAGGTCAAAGGCTTCGGACGGCAAAAGGGCCATACCGAGATCTACCGCGGCAGCGAATACACCGTCGATTTCCTCCCCAAGGTGAAGCTGGAGATCGTCGTCCCAGACGAGATCGTGGCCAAGACCGCGGACGTCATCGTGAAGGCCGCCAAGACCGGCAAGATCGGCGACGGCAAGGTGTTCGTCGTTTCGGTGGACGAAGCGATCCGGATCCGGACCGACGAGCGCGGCGAAGCCGCCGTCTGA
- a CDS encoding SLC13 family permease: MTWEIALIYLLLVAALVSFALEKIPADVTALSLMSILLVTGLLSPEDALQVFSNPAPLTVGAMFILSAALEKCGAIDLLAHNLEKLSRLPYAVFLAVMMLVVAVVSAFINNTPVVVVFMPVIVSLARKMNVPASKLLIPLSFAAILGGTCTLIGTSTNILVASIGEKGGEAPFRMFEFAAVGVPVMAIGMLYLVVFGRRILPVRETLTSILSEEERREFITEAFVQPHSPHIGKTLKEAGLIGRLGVRVIEVIRNGVVLRTALVDLRLQEGDRMVLACRPSGIAHTKQLQGIDFVAEQGLGLEQIAAHEGLLVEGVIGPNSELIGHTILEANFRQRYRVIILALHRRGKNVRDKLATLRLEFGDTLLMLGTEGAVSNLRNSADIMLIDRPAVPTESRRHLMPVVLAGIGAVVGVSALGFARIEIAAFVACTAFFLLGAVRPKEGYASIQWNILFLIFAMLGMGLAMERTGAAAWLSQSSLALVDTFVAPEIRPFVMLACIYLVTTVLTEILSNNAAAAVMATLAIQLATTMGVDARPFLIAVAVAASASFATPIGYQTNTYVYGVGGYRFSDFLKVGVPLNVLAMITAMIVIPMVWPF, encoded by the coding sequence ATGACTTGGGAAATCGCACTCATCTACCTGCTCTTGGTGGCCGCCCTCGTCAGCTTCGCCTTGGAGAAAATCCCGGCGGACGTGACTGCGCTGTCGCTCATGTCGATCCTGCTCGTGACCGGACTCCTCTCCCCAGAAGACGCGCTTCAAGTGTTCTCGAACCCGGCACCGTTGACCGTGGGTGCCATGTTCATCCTGAGCGCTGCACTGGAAAAATGCGGCGCGATCGACCTGCTCGCGCACAATCTGGAGAAGCTTTCGCGTCTGCCCTACGCCGTGTTTCTGGCGGTGATGATGCTCGTCGTCGCCGTCGTGTCGGCGTTCATAAACAACACCCCCGTCGTGGTGGTGTTCATGCCGGTGATCGTGAGTTTGGCGCGCAAGATGAACGTGCCCGCCTCGAAACTCCTCATTCCGCTGTCGTTCGCAGCCATCTTGGGCGGCACATGCACATTGATCGGCACGAGCACGAACATCCTGGTCGCGAGCATCGGAGAGAAGGGCGGCGAGGCTCCGTTCCGCATGTTCGAGTTCGCGGCCGTGGGAGTTCCGGTGATGGCGATCGGCATGCTCTATCTCGTCGTATTCGGGAGACGGATACTGCCCGTCCGCGAGACGCTCACCTCCATCTTGTCCGAGGAGGAACGGCGCGAGTTCATCACCGAAGCGTTCGTGCAGCCTCACTCTCCGCACATCGGAAAGACGTTGAAGGAGGCCGGATTGATCGGACGACTGGGCGTGCGCGTGATCGAAGTGATCCGCAACGGCGTGGTGCTGCGGACCGCCTTGGTCGACCTACGCCTGCAAGAGGGCGACCGCATGGTTCTCGCGTGCCGTCCCTCCGGCATCGCCCACACCAAGCAGCTTCAAGGCATCGATTTCGTCGCGGAACAAGGGCTCGGGCTCGAACAGATTGCCGCACACGAAGGCCTGCTCGTCGAAGGTGTGATCGGCCCCAATTCGGAACTCATCGGACACACGATCCTCGAGGCCAACTTCCGGCAGCGCTACCGTGTCATCATCCTCGCCCTGCATCGCCGCGGTAAGAACGTGCGCGACAAGCTCGCGACGCTCCGCCTCGAATTCGGCGACACCCTACTCATGCTCGGCACCGAAGGCGCCGTGAGCAACCTGCGCAACAGCGCGGACATCATGCTCATCGACCGCCCGGCCGTGCCGACCGAATCGCGTCGGCATCTCATGCCGGTGGTCCTGGCGGGAATCGGGGCGGTGGTCGGCGTCTCGGCCCTCGGCTTCGCACGGATCGAGATCGCGGCGTTCGTCGCCTGTACCGCGTTCTTCCTGCTCGGTGCCGTCCGACCGAAAGAAGGCTACGCTTCGATCCAGTGGAACATCCTGTTTCTGATCTTCGCCATGCTCGGCATGGGGCTGGCGATGGAAAGGACCGGTGCCGCTGCGTGGCTCTCGCAGAGTTCGCTCGCGCTCGTCGACACGTTCGTCGCACCCGAAATCCGACCGTTCGTGATGCTCGCCTGCATCTATCTCGTGACGACGGTGCTGACCGAGATACTCAGCAACAACGCCGCTGCGGCGGTGATGGCGACGCTCGCCATCCAGCTCGCGACGACGATGGGGGTGGACGCGCGACCGTTCTTGATCGCGGTGGCGGTAGCGGCTTCCGCGAGCTTCGCGACGCCGATCGGCTATCAAACGAACACTTACGTGTACGGCGTCGGTGGATACCGCTTCAGCGACTTTCTCAAGGTGGGCGTTCCGCTCAACGTTCTCGCGATGATCACGGCCATGATCGTGATCCCGATGGTCTGGCCATTCTGA
- a CDS encoding cytochrome c oxidase assembly protein yields the protein MIDWTHWHNEPLLVGTIVFAVWAYLLATGPWRHRVGGRAQPLPRGERLSFLCGVGLFYLAVGSPLDHIGERFLFAAHMAQHMIITYAVAPLLLRGLPWWLVDAALDRPVVRKFARVALAPLVTAFAYVLTVSLWHVPAAYDYALRDKFVHVVQHLHFLAVSMLFWWPLAGPSRLVPPRPPGVQVLYVFSVGVLQFPLVAFLNFTREPLYPTYAFAPRIIDLSPREDQVLGGAMMGVGGMFIALGLIGRAFYQWSRQADESEPSPASSSSRS from the coding sequence ATGATCGACTGGACCCACTGGCACAACGAGCCGCTGCTGGTCGGCACGATCGTGTTCGCCGTCTGGGCCTACCTTCTCGCGACCGGGCCGTGGCGCCATCGAGTCGGGGGTCGCGCACAACCGTTGCCGCGCGGCGAGAGGTTGTCGTTTCTGTGTGGCGTGGGCCTGTTCTACTTGGCGGTCGGGTCCCCGCTCGACCACATCGGCGAGAGGTTCCTCTTCGCCGCGCACATGGCGCAGCACATGATCATCACGTATGCGGTCGCACCGCTGCTCCTGCGCGGATTACCGTGGTGGCTGGTCGACGCCGCACTCGACAGGCCTGTGGTGCGCAAGTTCGCACGTGTGGCACTGGCACCACTCGTCACCGCGTTCGCCTACGTGTTGACGGTCTCTCTCTGGCACGTGCCAGCGGCTTACGACTACGCGCTGCGCGACAAGTTCGTGCACGTGGTCCAACATTTGCACTTCCTAGCCGTCTCCATGCTCTTCTGGTGGCCGCTCGCCGGACCGTCTCGCCTCGTGCCTCCGCGCCCACCGGGCGTGCAGGTTCTCTACGTGTTCTCGGTCGGCGTGCTGCAGTTTCCGCTCGTGGCGTTTCTCAACTTCACGCGGGAGCCGCTTTACCCGACGTACGCATTCGCTCCTCGGATCATCGATTTGAGCCCGCGCGAGGACCAAGTCCTCGGAGGAGCGATGATGGGAGTCGGCGGCATGTTCATCGCACTCGGACTGATCGGTCGCGCGTTTTATCAGTGGTCTCGACAGGCTGACGAAAGCGAGCCATCCCCGGCGTCGTCGTCCTCACGCTCATGA
- the ctaD gene encoding cytochrome c oxidase subunit I: MDTALKHDFVERDSKSGAGPVTLFKRPTAKTGLVGWLTTVDHKKIGILYGVSAVFFLLVGGLEALFIRIQLMVPNNDFLSAETYNQMFTMHGTTMIFLAVMPLSAAFFNYMTPLMIGARDVAFPRLNSFSFWTFLAGAIILNLSWLPMLAPEGYRGIGQAPAMGWFAYANLTSSAYTPGLGTDFWIVGLQLLGVASVVAALNFIVTIINLRAPGMTMMRLPVFVWMTLVTSFLIILAFPAITIALVELMFDRLFGTNFFEVAKGGQPILWQHLFWVFGHPEVYILILPAMGIISEILPTFSRKPLFGYPIIVFSGAVIGFLGFAVWSHHMFTTGLGKVANTAFALATMTIAVPTGVKIFNWIGTMWGGRIRFSTPMVYALGFIWMFMMGGFTGIMHSAAPADAQQQDSYFVVAHFHYVLIGGSIFSLLAGLYYWVPKMSGRMASEGPGKIGFWMVFAGFNIAFFPMHFLGLNGMPRRIYTYDGNLDWNLWNYVSTLGALLLGAGVGFVVIHLVYSIFKGKPAGGDPWNGRTLEWDLPSPPPEYNFAAIPVVRARDAHWHEKHAKTPAPSSPSAEHEREHGVHMPDQSWFPALASLGMFILGLGMIFKNQTAGMFGHWSVVPIVGASVLFLGAYLWALEGPAGYHVHPEGDDGHGHGRAATKH; this comes from the coding sequence ATGGATACCGCCCTCAAACACGATTTCGTCGAACGCGACTCCAAGTCCGGTGCGGGACCGGTGACGCTCTTCAAGCGCCCCACCGCGAAGACCGGGCTGGTCGGCTGGCTCACCACCGTCGACCACAAGAAGATCGGCATCCTCTACGGGGTTTCGGCCGTGTTCTTCCTCCTCGTGGGGGGTCTCGAAGCCTTGTTCATCCGCATCCAGTTGATGGTGCCGAACAACGACTTTCTCAGCGCCGAGACCTACAACCAGATGTTCACCATGCACGGCACGACGATGATCTTCCTCGCCGTCATGCCGTTGAGCGCCGCGTTCTTCAATTACATGACGCCGCTGATGATCGGCGCGCGCGACGTCGCCTTCCCACGGCTGAATTCATTCAGTTTCTGGACGTTCCTCGCCGGCGCGATCATCCTGAATCTCTCGTGGTTGCCGATGCTGGCGCCCGAGGGTTATCGCGGTATCGGCCAAGCTCCTGCGATGGGTTGGTTCGCCTACGCCAACCTCACCTCCAGCGCCTACACCCCCGGACTCGGAACCGACTTCTGGATCGTCGGCCTGCAGCTCCTCGGCGTCGCCTCCGTCGTCGCCGCACTCAACTTCATCGTCACGATCATCAACCTGCGTGCCCCGGGTATGACGATGATGCGGCTGCCGGTGTTCGTGTGGATGACGCTCGTCACCTCCTTCCTCATCATCCTCGCCTTCCCTGCGATCACGATCGCCTTGGTCGAGCTGATGTTCGACCGCCTCTTCGGCACGAACTTCTTCGAAGTAGCCAAAGGCGGACAACCCATCCTCTGGCAGCACCTTTTCTGGGTCTTCGGACATCCGGAGGTCTACATTCTGATTCTCCCGGCGATGGGCATCATCTCCGAGATTCTGCCGACCTTCTCGCGTAAGCCGCTTTTCGGCTACCCGATCATCGTCTTCTCGGGCGCGGTCATCGGCTTCCTCGGCTTCGCCGTGTGGAGCCACCACATGTTCACGACCGGCCTCGGCAAGGTGGCCAACACCGCCTTCGCACTCGCGACCATGACGATCGCCGTGCCCACGGGCGTGAAGATCTTCAACTGGATCGGCACGATGTGGGGCGGCCGCATCCGCTTCAGCACGCCGATGGTTTACGCGCTGGGCTTCATCTGGATGTTCATGATGGGCGGTTTTACCGGCATCATGCACTCCGCTGCTCCGGCGGACGCACAACAGCAAGACAGCTACTTCGTGGTGGCTCACTTCCACTACGTGCTCATCGGCGGGTCCATCTTTTCGCTGCTCGCCGGCCTCTACTACTGGGTGCCGAAGATGAGTGGTCGCATGGCTTCGGAAGGTCCCGGGAAGATCGGGTTCTGGATGGTGTTCGCCGGGTTCAACATCGCCTTCTTCCCGATGCACTTCCTCGGCCTCAACGGCATGCCGCGGCGCATCTACACTTACGACGGCAACCTCGACTGGAATCTCTGGAACTACGTCTCGACGCTCGGCGCCCTGCTCCTCGGCGCGGGCGTGGGCTTCGTCGTGATCCATCTCGTCTACAGCATCTTCAAGGGCAAGCCCGCCGGCGGGGATCCGTGGAACGGACGCACGCTGGAATGGGACCTTCCGTCTCCACCGCCTGAATACAACTTCGCCGCGATCCCCGTCGTCCGCGCGCGCGACGCGCATTGGCACGAGAAACACGCCAAGACGCCCGCCCCTTCGAGTCCTTCGGCCGAGCACGAGCGCGAGCACGGCGTGCACATGCCGGACCAATCGTGGTTTCCGGCTTTGGCTTCGCTCGGGATGTTCATTCTCGGCTTGGGTATGATCTTCAAAAATCAGACCGCAGGCATGTTCGGCCATTGGTCCGTTGTTCCGATCGTCGGCGCTTCGGTTCTCTTCCTCGGCGCCTACCTGTGGGCGTTGGAAGGCCCGGCGGGTTATCATGTTCATCCCGAAGGCGACGACGGCCATGGCCACGGCCGCGCCGCAACGAAGCACTGA
- a CDS encoding plastocyanin/azurin family copper-binding protein, with amino-acid sequence MSKLAFPLFVACAALLAGCGKSEPSSAPATSAASSVAADGVRVLELTGNDQMKFNVTQLEAAAGETVRLVLRNVGSLPKAAMGHNVVVLKKGVDPMEFSIAAAAAAATEYFPTARSGDTIAHTRLIGPKEKAEVTFTVPTEPGEYPYICTFPGHTAAGMRGVLIVK; translated from the coding sequence ATGTCCAAACTCGCATTCCCCCTTTTCGTTGCCTGCGCCGCATTGCTCGCGGGCTGTGGAAAATCCGAGCCATCGTCCGCTCCGGCAACGTCGGCAGCGTCCTCCGTCGCAGCCGACGGCGTGCGCGTGCTCGAGCTCACGGGCAACGACCAGATGAAATTCAACGTCACCCAGCTCGAGGCTGCTGCTGGCGAGACCGTGCGGCTGGTCCTCCGCAATGTCGGTTCGCTCCCGAAAGCCGCGATGGGCCACAACGTCGTCGTGCTGAAGAAGGGCGTGGATCCGATGGAGTTCTCGATTGCGGCCGCCGCTGCGGCCGCGACGGAGTACTTTCCCACCGCTCGCTCCGGAGACACGATCGCGCACACGCGATTGATCGGGCCGAAGGAGAAGGCGGAGGTCACGTTCACGGTTCCGACCGAACCCGGCGAGTATCCCTACATCTGCACGTTTCCCGGTCACACCGCCGCCGGCATGCGCGGCGTTTTGATCGTGAAGTGA